The Streptomyces tubercidicus DNA segment ACCGTAGACGAGGAGAAGTGCAGCGGCGCCGGACAGTGCGTCCTGGTCGCCCCCGAGGTCTTCGACCAGCGTGACGAGGACGGAATCGTCGTCGTCCTGGAGCCGGAGCCCCCGCAGGACCGGTACGCC contains these protein-coding regions:
- a CDS encoding ferredoxin; this encodes MKITVDEEKCSGAGQCVLVAPEVFDQRDEDGIVVVLEPEPPQDRYALTREAAAVCPAAAIELHDTL